A window of the Microbacterium sp. LWH13-1.2 genome harbors these coding sequences:
- a CDS encoding VOC family protein, whose amino-acid sequence MTAFQTTHAFSGFSVDDIDAARSFYGDTLGLDVTTNAMGFLDISLPDGGSILVYAKPNHTPASFTILNFPVDDIDAAVDDLNGRGVVTKIYPDSEFATDGKGILRGGPDRGPDIAWFTDPAGNVLAVMSTA is encoded by the coding sequence ATGACCGCCTTTCAGACCACGCACGCGTTCAGCGGCTTCAGCGTCGACGACATCGACGCCGCCCGATCCTTCTACGGGGACACCCTCGGGTTGGACGTCACCACCAATGCCATGGGCTTCCTGGACATCAGCCTGCCCGATGGCGGCTCGATCCTCGTCTACGCCAAGCCGAATCACACGCCGGCAAGTTTCACGATCCTCAACTTCCCCGTCGACGACATCGACGCGGCGGTCGACGACCTCAACGGGCGCGGAGTGGTGACCAAGATCTACCCCGACTCCGAGTTCGCGACCGATGGCAAGGGCATCCTTCGCGGCGGCCCCGACCGCGGCCCCGACATCGCGTGGTTCACCGACCCTGCGGGCAACGTGCTCGCGGTGATGTCCACCGCCTGA
- a CDS encoding LacI family DNA-binding transcriptional regulator, which yields MEKRPTSHDVAHLAGVSQSTVSFVFTGRAGISEATREKVLRAASELNYRPNLAARSMRTQRTGRLAVVVPIATMNPLTLLSGAIAAARDEGYVVEVVSLPDGPAERLERLTDVVESGQYEGVLAFTPLPSIDTTGGGPIVLSVGEFDDAMHMTGEFTDSRPIAEMIERLADQGHRRFIHLAGAEDFPSARARRDAYLATIERLGLESLGVTDGDWSGKAGEEAIDALPDDAPPIAVIAANDVIATGAIRAATRRGWKLPEEVAVTGWDDHPQSAFLVPSLTSVSQDRERLGAYSMHRLVAAVRGGEPPEKPDGLLTVVWRESTESPQ from the coding sequence ATGGAGAAACGCCCGACGAGCCATGACGTCGCCCATCTCGCCGGGGTGTCGCAGTCCACCGTGTCGTTCGTCTTCACCGGACGCGCCGGTATCTCCGAGGCCACACGAGAGAAGGTGCTGCGCGCGGCATCCGAACTCAACTACCGACCGAACCTCGCCGCCCGATCGATGCGCACGCAGCGCACCGGCCGCCTCGCCGTCGTGGTGCCGATCGCGACGATGAATCCGCTCACGCTACTATCGGGGGCGATCGCCGCCGCGCGAGACGAGGGATACGTCGTCGAGGTCGTCAGCCTGCCCGACGGCCCGGCGGAACGCCTCGAGCGCCTGACCGACGTGGTCGAGTCCGGACAGTACGAGGGCGTTCTCGCGTTCACTCCGCTCCCCTCCATCGACACGACCGGCGGTGGGCCGATCGTGCTCTCGGTCGGCGAGTTCGACGACGCCATGCACATGACCGGCGAGTTCACCGACTCCCGTCCGATCGCCGAGATGATCGAGCGGTTGGCAGACCAGGGTCACCGACGGTTCATCCATCTCGCCGGGGCCGAGGACTTCCCCTCCGCACGAGCACGCCGCGACGCCTACCTCGCGACGATCGAACGACTCGGACTCGAATCCCTCGGGGTGACCGACGGCGACTGGAGCGGGAAGGCCGGAGAAGAGGCGATCGACGCGCTGCCCGACGATGCTCCCCCGATCGCCGTGATCGCCGCCAACGACGTCATCGCGACCGGCGCTATCCGGGCTGCCACCCGGCGAGGATGGAAGCTGCCTGAGGAAGTCGCCGTGACCGGGTGGGACGATCACCCCCAGAGCGCGTTCCTCGTGCCCTCGCTCACGAGCGTCTCGCAGGACCGCGAGCGTCTCGGCGCCTATTCGATGCACCGACTCGTCGCGGCGGTGCGAGGAGGCGAGCCGCCCGAGAAGCCCGACGGACTGCTCACCGTCGTGTGGCGCGAGTCGACCGAGTCCCCTCAGTGA
- a CDS encoding Gfo/Idh/MocA family oxidoreductase, producing MLRIGIIGTGGIADAHIDGYLAFPGECEIVALADVIPGKAAQKAEAFDLTDIATFDDPLEMIASGLADIVSIATPPSTHASLAIAALDAGIHVLVEKPMAPSLEECDAMLAAQERSGTVLSVVAQNRFRDDLATLKDVVDSGLLGSISHVRVDSASWRGLPYYDLWWRGTWEKEGGGCTLNHAIHHIDLLLWLLGSPTEITAMLANAQHDNAEVEDLSVAIFRYDRGLAQLTSSVVHHGQEQAIVIQGANARVSQPFSVAAERPRADGFPEDEGDVDVVARIEALVAERTPLAHLGHEGQIGDLLGAIRDGRPPVAGGLDGRNAVEVVTAIYKAGFEHQFVSLPIAASDSYYRAGQLVANAPHFFEKTTSLIAAAS from the coding sequence ATGCTCAGGATCGGAATCATCGGCACCGGCGGGATCGCCGACGCGCACATCGACGGATACCTTGCGTTCCCTGGCGAGTGCGAGATCGTGGCGCTCGCCGACGTGATCCCGGGCAAGGCGGCGCAGAAGGCGGAGGCCTTCGATCTGACAGACATCGCGACGTTCGACGATCCGCTCGAGATGATCGCCTCCGGTCTGGCTGACATCGTCAGCATCGCGACCCCGCCGTCGACGCACGCGTCCCTCGCGATCGCGGCTCTCGATGCCGGCATCCACGTGCTGGTCGAGAAGCCCATGGCCCCGTCGCTCGAAGAGTGCGACGCGATGCTCGCGGCGCAGGAGCGCTCTGGCACGGTGCTCTCGGTCGTCGCCCAGAACCGATTCCGCGACGATCTCGCGACCCTCAAGGATGTCGTCGACTCCGGGCTGCTCGGATCGATCTCGCACGTGCGCGTCGACTCGGCGTCGTGGCGGGGTCTGCCGTACTACGACCTCTGGTGGCGTGGCACGTGGGAGAAGGAGGGCGGCGGATGCACTCTGAATCACGCCATCCACCACATCGACCTGCTGCTGTGGCTGCTGGGCAGTCCGACCGAGATCACCGCGATGCTCGCCAATGCGCAGCACGACAACGCCGAGGTCGAAGACCTCTCGGTCGCTATCTTCCGCTACGACCGGGGCCTCGCCCAGCTGACCAGCTCGGTGGTCCACCACGGGCAGGAGCAGGCGATCGTCATCCAGGGGGCGAATGCCCGGGTGTCTCAGCCGTTCTCGGTCGCAGCCGAGCGCCCCCGCGCGGACGGATTCCCGGAGGATGAAGGAGATGTCGACGTGGTGGCGCGGATCGAGGCGCTCGTCGCCGAGCGCACACCTCTCGCCCACCTCGGTCACGAAGGTCAGATCGGTGATCTGCTCGGCGCGATCCGCGACGGGAGGCCGCCCGTCGCCGGCGGCCTCGACGGGCGCAATGCGGTCGAGGTCGTCACGGCGATCTACAAGGCGGGCTTCGAGCATCAGTTCGTATCCCTGCCGATCGCGGCTTCCGATTCGTACTACCGAGCCGGCCAGCTCGTCGCGAACGCCCCGCACTTCTTCGAGAAGACGACCTCGTTGATCGCAGCGGCATCGTGA
- a CDS encoding NAD(P)-dependent oxidoreductase: protein MKILIPNTIDLPVTADVEAVVYDIDAAVPDEHRDAEVLVVWHNSSEWLQEAARALPRLRLVQALASGADAVVNAGFGDEVRICSGRSLHDGPVAEHALTLILSAVRRIDRLHDAQREHRWDDDFNDAQSAPDTQQSYTLAGARVTIWGFGSIAGALAPFLTALGADVQGIARTAGTRSGYPVHAEADAAAILAETDVLVSILPATAETTDLFDTEVFGALKPGAAFVNVGRGATVDETALIAALESGQLRAAAVDVTKSEPLAASDPLWDAPNLLITPHIAGNRPVGAAHLVDQNLTRLLAGDDLINQVRP, encoded by the coding sequence ATGAAGATCCTGATCCCGAACACCATCGACCTGCCGGTGACCGCCGACGTCGAAGCCGTCGTCTACGACATCGATGCAGCCGTCCCTGATGAGCACCGCGACGCCGAGGTGCTGGTCGTCTGGCACAACTCGTCGGAATGGCTGCAGGAGGCCGCCCGCGCACTCCCGCGGCTCCGGCTCGTGCAGGCTCTCGCGTCCGGCGCCGACGCGGTGGTGAACGCCGGGTTCGGCGACGAGGTGCGCATCTGCTCCGGTCGTTCGCTGCACGACGGTCCTGTCGCCGAGCACGCACTGACGCTGATCCTCAGCGCGGTGCGGCGCATCGACCGGCTCCACGATGCGCAGCGCGAGCACCGCTGGGACGACGACTTCAACGACGCGCAGAGCGCGCCAGACACGCAGCAGTCCTACACACTCGCCGGTGCGCGGGTCACGATCTGGGGATTCGGCTCGATCGCCGGCGCGCTCGCTCCGTTCCTCACGGCGCTGGGCGCCGACGTGCAGGGCATCGCCCGCACCGCCGGCACCCGGTCGGGCTACCCGGTGCACGCCGAGGCCGACGCCGCGGCGATCCTCGCCGAGACAGACGTGCTCGTCTCGATCCTCCCCGCCACAGCGGAGACCACTGACCTGTTCGACACCGAGGTCTTCGGTGCGCTCAAGCCCGGAGCGGCCTTCGTGAACGTCGGTCGAGGAGCGACCGTCGATGAGACCGCCCTGATCGCAGCACTCGAGTCGGGGCAGCTGCGCGCCGCCGCGGTCGATGTCACGAAGTCGGAACCGCTTGCGGCGTCCGATCCACTGTGGGATGCGCCGAACCTGTTGATCACGCCGCACATCGCGGGCAACCGGCCGGTCGGCGCCGCGCACCTGGTCGACCAGAACCTGACCCGCCTGCTCGCCGGCGACGACCTCATCAACCAGGTGCGCCCGTAG
- a CDS encoding NAD-dependent epimerase/dehydratase family protein → MTATKVLFIGGTGIISSAASALAASRGMEVTLLNRGRSRREPAEGVEVLTADVSDAAAVDAALAGREFDVVADMIAFTPDQVQRDIDRFDGRTGQYVFISSASAYQKPVARLPITESTPLRNPYWQYSRDKIACEDLLEAAYRDRGFPVTVLRPSHTYDKWTIPAFGGWTAIDRIRRGEEIIVHGDGTSLWTLTHSNDFAVGFAGLLGNPLAYGDTFQITSDFVYTWNDIYSILGRAAGAEPKIRYATSAAIEDAAPDRAGQLSGDMAHSVVFDNTKIRRVVPEFNPVVPLHTAAREIIEWHDSHPELQRVDPAMNALFDGLLA, encoded by the coding sequence ATGACTGCGACGAAGGTGTTGTTCATCGGTGGGACGGGGATCATCTCCTCTGCGGCGAGCGCGCTCGCCGCGTCGCGGGGCATGGAGGTGACGCTGCTGAATCGTGGGCGGTCGCGCCGTGAGCCCGCCGAGGGCGTCGAGGTGCTGACCGCCGATGTCTCGGATGCCGCGGCGGTCGACGCCGCTCTCGCCGGCCGCGAATTCGACGTGGTCGCCGACATGATCGCCTTCACTCCCGACCAGGTGCAGCGCGACATCGATCGTTTCGATGGCCGCACGGGGCAGTACGTCTTCATCAGCTCGGCCTCCGCATATCAGAAGCCCGTGGCGCGCCTGCCGATCACCGAGTCCACGCCGCTGCGCAATCCGTACTGGCAGTACTCGCGCGACAAGATCGCCTGCGAGGATCTGCTCGAAGCCGCCTACCGTGACCGCGGCTTCCCGGTCACGGTGCTGCGTCCGTCGCACACCTACGACAAGTGGACGATCCCCGCGTTCGGCGGATGGACGGCGATCGACCGCATCCGCCGCGGCGAGGAGATCATCGTGCACGGCGATGGCACGTCGCTGTGGACCCTCACGCATTCGAATGACTTCGCGGTGGGCTTCGCAGGGCTGCTCGGCAACCCGCTCGCCTATGGCGATACGTTCCAGATCACCAGCGACTTCGTGTACACCTGGAACGACATCTACTCGATCCTCGGACGTGCGGCGGGTGCCGAGCCGAAGATCCGCTACGCCACGAGCGCGGCGATCGAGGATGCTGCGCCCGACCGTGCCGGTCAACTCTCCGGCGATATGGCGCACTCGGTCGTCTTCGACAACACGAAGATCCGCCGTGTCGTACCCGAATTCAACCCGGTCGTGCCCCTCCACACCGCGGCGAGAGAGATCATCGAGTGGCACGACTCGCACCCGGAGCTGCAGCGCGTCGACCCTGCCATGAACGCGCTGTTCGACGGGCTGCTCGCCTGA
- a CDS encoding Gfo/Idh/MocA family oxidoreductase: MTRTYTFDPLPEPVVGPDEFVFAAVGLDHGHIFGMVEQLIDAGATLSLVYDPDPAKVADFIERFPRARAAASEQEVLDDPAVQLIASASIANQRAPLGVRVLDAGKDFFADKPAITTIADLTAARDAVERTGRKFAVYYGERVHSEAAILAGQLIDQGAIGTVLQVASFGPHRIGAGRPDWFYDPEQYGGIICDIGSHNFEQMLYYTGATDGEVVSSTVANYAHPETPGLQDFGDAHVVLDNGTTGYVRVDWFTPAGLDVFGDGRTVLLGTDGYIELRKYADITTDNGGGQVLLVNQDGQFRFDATGKTGFPFFGQLIRDCLDRTEFAMTQEHAFAAAELSIIAQRDARVLAG, from the coding sequence ATGACCCGCACCTACACCTTCGATCCGCTGCCTGAGCCGGTCGTCGGCCCCGATGAATTCGTGTTCGCCGCGGTGGGGCTCGACCATGGCCACATCTTCGGAATGGTCGAGCAGCTCATCGACGCGGGCGCCACTCTGTCGCTCGTCTACGACCCCGACCCGGCGAAGGTCGCGGACTTCATCGAGCGGTTCCCGCGGGCACGGGCCGCCGCGAGCGAGCAGGAGGTGCTCGATGACCCCGCGGTGCAGCTCATCGCCAGCGCCTCGATCGCGAATCAGCGGGCGCCTCTCGGCGTGCGGGTGCTGGATGCCGGGAAGGACTTCTTCGCCGACAAGCCCGCGATCACGACGATCGCTGACCTCACGGCCGCGCGTGACGCTGTCGAACGCACCGGACGGAAGTTCGCCGTCTACTACGGCGAGCGGGTGCACTCCGAGGCGGCGATCCTCGCCGGCCAGTTGATCGATCAGGGCGCGATCGGCACCGTGCTGCAGGTCGCCTCGTTCGGTCCTCATCGCATCGGCGCCGGGCGTCCCGACTGGTTCTACGATCCCGAGCAGTACGGCGGCATCATCTGCGACATCGGCAGCCACAACTTCGAGCAGATGCTGTACTACACGGGCGCGACCGACGGAGAGGTGGTCAGCTCGACGGTCGCCAACTACGCGCATCCCGAGACCCCCGGACTGCAGGACTTCGGAGACGCGCATGTCGTGCTCGACAACGGCACGACAGGGTACGTGCGTGTGGACTGGTTCACCCCGGCGGGTCTCGACGTCTTCGGCGACGGCCGCACGGTGCTTCTCGGCACCGACGGCTACATCGAGCTGCGCAAGTACGCCGACATCACGACCGACAACGGCGGAGGGCAGGTGCTGCTCGTCAATCAGGACGGTCAGTTCCGCTTCGATGCGACCGGCAAGACGGGGTTCCCGTTCTTCGGTCAGCTGATCCGCGACTGCCTCGACCGCACCGAGTTCGCGATGACGCAGGAGCACGCGTTCGCTGCGGCAGAGTTGAGCATCATCGCCCAGCGGGATGCTCGGGTGCTCGCCGGCTGA
- a CDS encoding GntR family transcriptional regulator, whose product MTIAYADPRARQRVHHGSVPLPELAFEHILAAILRGDYVSGDSLNTTRFAKELDMSLNPIREAIIRLRDIGLVEVTPARYTKVADFTTSESRAAIGYAGMLAGAALRKFLFTGEDGIRSDLAALAELVGRADSAAERNAAVVAFLTAVADLVEHPRQSMHLVESAILAQCALQFSEGVSRGVTTQGHSTAARAAARAIRAGEPAAIEMTVRALFDQLA is encoded by the coding sequence ATGACCATCGCCTATGCGGACCCACGGGCGCGCCAGCGGGTTCATCACGGTTCCGTTCCGCTGCCTGAACTGGCCTTCGAGCACATCCTTGCGGCGATCCTCCGCGGGGACTACGTGTCCGGCGACTCGCTCAACACCACGCGCTTCGCCAAGGAGCTCGACATGTCGCTGAATCCTATCCGTGAAGCGATCATCCGGCTTCGGGACATCGGACTCGTGGAGGTCACTCCCGCCCGGTACACGAAGGTCGCCGACTTCACCACCAGTGAGTCGCGGGCCGCGATCGGCTATGCCGGCATGCTCGCCGGAGCAGCGCTCAGAAAGTTCCTGTTCACGGGTGAGGACGGGATCCGCTCGGATCTCGCGGCACTCGCTGAACTTGTCGGCCGTGCAGATTCAGCAGCCGAACGCAACGCCGCGGTGGTCGCGTTCCTCACCGCTGTCGCCGACCTCGTGGAACATCCTCGGCAGTCGATGCACCTCGTGGAGAGCGCGATCCTGGCCCAGTGCGCGCTGCAGTTCTCCGAGGGGGTCTCTCGTGGCGTCACCACGCAGGGACACTCGACTGCGGCCCGAGCGGCCGCACGGGCGATACGCGCGGGCGAACCGGCGGCCATCGAGATGACGGTTCGCGCGCTCTTCGACCAGCTCGCCTGA
- the xylB gene encoding xylulokinase: MPLVLGVDSSTQSCKVVVVDTSTGAVVRSGRASHPEGTSVDPEAWWRALNSAIAEAGSLDDIAAWSIGGQQHGMVALDESGAVIRDALLWNDTRSSRAARDLIDEFGASALATRTGLVPVASFTVTKLRWLRDHEPENAARVAAVALPHDWLTWRLRGFGPDNPVLDELVTDRSDASGTGYWNPATGEYDRELLVAALGHDAILPRVLAHDESVTDADGRRVGAGAGDNAAAALGLGAAPGDVVVSIGTSGTVCAVSATSISDPSGTVAGFADASGNFLPLVATLNAARVVDVTAALLGVTHGEFSDLALRADPGAGGLTLLPYFEGERTPNLPDATASLSGMTLASTTRENLARAAVEGMLRGLGAGLDALRELGIPLERALLIGGGAQSEAVRRIAPGILGLAVDVPEPGEYVALGAARQAAQLVS, translated from the coding sequence ATGCCGCTCGTTCTCGGGGTCGATTCGTCGACCCAGTCCTGCAAGGTCGTGGTCGTCGACACGTCGACCGGCGCGGTCGTCCGCTCCGGTCGCGCGTCCCACCCCGAGGGGACGTCGGTCGACCCCGAGGCCTGGTGGCGTGCGCTGAACTCGGCGATCGCGGAGGCAGGATCTCTCGACGACATCGCCGCATGGTCGATCGGCGGTCAGCAGCACGGCATGGTCGCCCTCGACGAGTCCGGGGCCGTGATCCGCGACGCGCTGCTGTGGAACGACACCCGCTCGTCGCGTGCCGCCCGGGATCTGATCGACGAGTTCGGCGCATCCGCACTCGCCACCCGCACCGGTCTCGTACCCGTGGCATCGTTCACGGTCACGAAGCTGCGGTGGCTGCGCGACCACGAGCCCGAGAACGCGGCGCGGGTGGCGGCGGTCGCGCTGCCGCACGACTGGCTCACCTGGCGGCTGCGAGGCTTCGGTCCCGACAACCCCGTGCTCGACGAGCTCGTCACCGACCGATCTGACGCGTCAGGCACCGGATACTGGAATCCTGCGACGGGCGAGTACGACCGCGAACTGCTCGTGGCAGCTCTCGGGCACGACGCGATCCTGCCGCGCGTGCTCGCTCACGACGAATCGGTGACGGATGCCGATGGGCGGCGCGTGGGCGCGGGAGCGGGAGACAACGCCGCCGCAGCGCTCGGATTGGGTGCCGCACCTGGCGACGTCGTGGTGTCTATCGGCACGTCGGGCACCGTCTGCGCCGTCAGCGCGACCTCCATCAGCGACCCGAGCGGCACCGTGGCCGGCTTCGCCGACGCCTCGGGCAACTTCCTACCGCTCGTGGCGACGCTGAACGCGGCTCGGGTCGTCGACGTCACCGCGGCGCTTCTCGGGGTCACCCACGGCGAGTTCAGCGACTTGGCGCTGCGCGCGGATCCGGGCGCGGGAGGCCTGACCCTGCTCCCCTACTTCGAGGGCGAGCGCACTCCGAATCTGCCGGATGCCACGGCATCCCTCAGCGGTATGACACTCGCCTCGACGACCAGGGAGAACCTCGCCCGGGCTGCGGTCGAAGGGATGCTCCGAGGACTCGGCGCGGGGCTCGACGCGCTGCGCGAGCTCGGCATCCCGCTCGAACGGGCACTGCTGATCGGCGGTGGCGCACAGTCCGAGGCCGTGCGTCGCATCGCGCCGGGGATCCTCGGCCTGGCGGTCGACGTGCCCGAGCCCGGTGAGTACGTCGCCCTGGGTGCCGCGCGCCAGGCCGCACAGCTGGTCTCCTGA
- a CDS encoding cupin domain-containing protein, with the protein MTASSFPGGTSLSHLDVYADAAPDGICGGSPHMHLVSTEAYVVISGRGALQTIDAEGFRETALSAGSVVWFTPGTIHRAVNSGDLRVVVLMSNAGLPEAGDAVMTFPAEVVADPAAYAEAASLGGGDDGRAERASARRDLAVTGFEALRDAVVAGDRAALEAFHAAAGALVRDRASAWGDLVRERPLAQAEQSLALAEAVASGSVSHLADARVHQAVPSVGDRGFGMCGRLRTYDVTDVDVADDDVTDEENDR; encoded by the coding sequence GTGACCGCATCCTCCTTCCCCGGCGGCACGTCGCTGTCGCATCTCGACGTCTATGCGGATGCGGCTCCCGACGGCATCTGCGGCGGGAGCCCGCATATGCACCTCGTCTCGACCGAGGCGTACGTGGTGATCTCGGGTCGGGGCGCGCTGCAGACGATCGACGCAGAGGGCTTCCGTGAGACCGCCCTGTCGGCGGGATCGGTCGTGTGGTTCACCCCGGGAACCATCCATCGCGCCGTGAACAGTGGCGACCTTCGGGTCGTCGTTCTGATGAGCAATGCAGGGCTGCCAGAGGCGGGGGATGCCGTGATGACCTTCCCGGCAGAGGTCGTGGCGGATCCGGCTGCGTACGCGGAGGCCGCCTCGCTCGGCGGAGGCGACGACGGACGAGCCGAGCGTGCGTCCGCACGTCGGGACCTGGCCGTGACCGGATTCGAGGCTCTGCGGGATGCGGTCGTCGCCGGCGATCGTGCTGCTCTCGAGGCCTTCCATGCCGCCGCGGGTGCGCTGGTGCGCGACCGCGCCTCGGCATGGGGCGATCTCGTGCGCGAGCGCCCGTTGGCCCAGGCCGAGCAGTCGCTTGCGCTCGCCGAAGCGGTGGCATCCGGTTCGGTCTCGCACCTCGCCGACGCCCGCGTTCATCAGGCCGTACCCTCGGTGGGGGATCGCGGCTTCGGCATGTGCGGACGCCTGCGCACCTATGACGTCACGGATGTCGACGTCGCTGATGACGACGTGACCGATGAGGAGAACGACCGATGA